In Luteibacter mycovicinus, a genomic segment contains:
- a CDS encoding ABC transporter ATP-binding protein, with protein MHLRIDDIAKAWNGQTVLDGVSFTAGESDFVCLLGPSGCGKTTLLRIVAGLTPPDAGRVILGERDITRLPARERRMGLVFQSYSLFPDMTVAANVGYPMRLRREVPATIASRIADLLDRVGLGALAARYPDELSGGQQQRVALARALASDPSMLLLDEPLSALDPAIRTQLRTEIRSLQRSLGIPTLMVTHDQDEALAMADTIVCMNEGRVEQIGTPRCLYERPRTRFVASFIGKSNLLSTALVREAMPAFLERRPPGAEATFDLCLRPEDLKVVADPRGEGVVEELTFLGNLAHARIAWRGRSLLVELPGRSNLNPGEAVSVDATRAAWVAA; from the coding sequence ATGCATCTTCGCATCGACGACATCGCGAAGGCCTGGAACGGGCAGACCGTGCTCGACGGCGTGTCCTTCACCGCCGGTGAGAGCGACTTCGTCTGCCTGCTCGGCCCCAGCGGCTGCGGCAAGACGACGTTGCTGCGCATCGTCGCCGGCCTGACGCCGCCCGATGCGGGCCGGGTCATCCTCGGCGAACGCGATATCACCCGGCTGCCCGCGCGCGAGCGTCGCATGGGGCTGGTGTTTCAGTCCTATTCGCTGTTCCCGGACATGACCGTCGCCGCCAACGTCGGCTACCCCATGCGTCTGCGCCGCGAGGTACCCGCGACCATCGCCTCGCGCATCGCCGACCTGCTCGATCGCGTGGGCCTGGGCGCACTCGCCGCGCGTTATCCGGACGAGCTTTCCGGCGGTCAGCAACAACGTGTGGCGCTGGCCCGGGCGCTCGCCAGCGATCCGTCCATGCTTCTGCTGGATGAGCCCCTTTCCGCGCTGGATCCGGCCATCCGGACACAGCTCCGCACGGAGATTCGTTCGCTGCAACGCTCCCTGGGCATTCCGACCCTGATGGTCACGCACGATCAGGACGAGGCACTGGCCATGGCGGACACCATCGTCTGCATGAATGAGGGACGCGTGGAGCAGATCGGCACGCCGCGCTGCCTCTACGAGCGGCCGCGCACGCGCTTCGTCGCCAGCTTCATCGGCAAATCCAACCTCCTGTCCACGGCGCTCGTGCGCGAGGCGATGCCCGCATTCCTCGAACGGCGCCCTCCGGGTGCCGAAGCTACCTTCGACCTCTGCCTGCGGCCGGAGGACCTGAAGGTCGTCGCCGATCCACGCGGTGAAGGCGTGGTTGAGGAACTCACGTTCCTGGGCAACCTTGCCCACGCGCGCATCGCCTGGCGTGGCCGCTCGTTACTCGTCGAACTGCCGGGGCGCAGCAACCTGAATCCGGGCGAGGCCGTGTCGGTCGATGCGACCCGCGCCGCGTGGGTCGCCGCGTGA
- a CDS encoding DeoR/GlpR family DNA-binding transcription regulator, translating into MWHEERHTRIRDLLRASGKVSVERIVAELGVSRETIRRDLVELAALGEIRRVHGGAVLTGDEPPIAVRHATRVREKRAIAKKVASLVESGQTIFMDAGSTMTLVAEALATRSGLTIVTNAVDVAARFASRPGNEVHLLGGRFDAQIGCTNGSATIAEIGRYQPHLAILSPVGIDAKAGASSFEMEEAEIARAMCASARRIVIAADHSKIGVRSRVAWCPADRIDVLVTDRRSEKSRGIAAISKAIGDVEYA; encoded by the coding sequence ATGTGGCATGAAGAACGACACACCCGTATCCGTGACCTGCTCCGCGCCAGCGGCAAGGTCTCCGTGGAGCGCATCGTCGCCGAGCTCGGCGTGTCGCGCGAAACCATTCGCCGCGACCTGGTCGAACTGGCCGCGCTCGGAGAAATCCGCCGTGTGCACGGCGGTGCCGTGCTGACCGGCGATGAGCCGCCGATCGCCGTGCGCCACGCTACCCGCGTACGCGAAAAACGCGCCATCGCGAAGAAGGTCGCCAGCCTGGTCGAGAGCGGCCAGACCATCTTCATGGATGCGGGCAGCACGATGACGCTCGTCGCTGAAGCATTGGCGACACGAAGCGGGCTCACCATCGTCACCAATGCGGTCGACGTGGCGGCGCGCTTCGCGTCACGCCCCGGCAACGAGGTTCATCTGCTCGGCGGTCGCTTCGATGCGCAGATCGGCTGTACCAACGGATCGGCGACGATCGCCGAGATCGGCCGCTATCAGCCCCACCTGGCGATCCTTTCGCCGGTGGGCATCGATGCGAAGGCCGGTGCCAGCAGTTTCGAAATGGAGGAAGCCGAGATCGCCCGTGCGATGTGCGCCAGCGCACGACGCATCGTGATCGCGGCGGACCATTCAAAAATCGGCGTGCGCAGTCGCGTCGCCTGGTGTCCCGCGGACCGGATCGACGTGCTGGTCACTGACCGCCGCTCGGAAAAGTCGCGCGGTATCGCCGCCATCAGTAAGGCGATCGGCGATGTCGAATACGCCTGA
- a CDS encoding inositol monophosphatase family protein, whose product MESLSAAGRKEFEAFAVGIADNARALSLPRFRRPVDVTLKGDMSPVTAVDRGVESMLRERIEQAWPGHGLLGEEYGATRIDAEFVWSIDPIDGTRSFISGWPLWGTLLALLHHGRPVLGLLDMPALDERWIGHVGVGTSMNGHPCRTSGCEAVAEATLYTTTPDMFTPEEWAKFDRTSRAAYTRRFGGDCYGYGMLASGHIDAVIEANLMPYDYLAIAPVVEAAGGVITDWEGRALGLDSGGRVVAAATPALHLALIESLRQD is encoded by the coding sequence ATGGAATCGTTGTCCGCCGCCGGGCGGAAGGAATTCGAGGCGTTTGCCGTGGGTATCGCCGACAACGCCCGAGCCTTGTCGCTGCCGCGTTTCCGCCGTCCCGTCGATGTCACCCTGAAAGGCGACATGAGTCCCGTGACGGCCGTGGATCGCGGCGTGGAATCCATGCTGCGCGAGCGCATCGAGCAGGCCTGGCCGGGCCATGGCCTGCTGGGTGAGGAGTACGGCGCGACCCGTATCGACGCCGAGTTCGTATGGTCGATCGATCCGATCGACGGCACGCGCAGTTTCATTTCCGGCTGGCCGCTGTGGGGCACCTTGCTCGCGTTGCTGCATCACGGTCGTCCCGTGCTCGGCCTGCTGGACATGCCGGCGCTCGACGAGCGCTGGATCGGCCACGTCGGGGTAGGTACATCCATGAACGGACATCCGTGCCGCACGAGCGGGTGTGAGGCGGTGGCGGAGGCGACGCTGTACACCACGACGCCGGACATGTTCACGCCGGAAGAGTGGGCGAAATTCGACCGTACGAGCCGCGCCGCCTACACCCGTCGCTTCGGTGGCGACTGCTACGGCTACGGCATGTTGGCGTCCGGTCATATCGATGCAGTGATTGAAGCGAATCTTATGCCGTACGACTACCTCGCCATCGCACCGGTGGTCGAAGCGGCGGGCGGTGTGATCACCGACTGGGAGGGGCGCGCGCTGGGCCTCGACAGCGGCGGTCGTGTCGTCGCGGCCGCGACGCCGGCCTTGCACCTGGCCCTCATCGAATCCCTGCGACAGGACTGA
- a CDS encoding TonB-dependent receptor, with protein MIPRPNLRRTLLCAAVAASLTGLAYGQATTGRIAGSAPVASGETVVIEGSNGITREVAVDSRGRYVAEALPLATYKVSLKSNGNIVDTRDNVTLRVGAATDVSFAAASSQDAQQLDQVTVSATQAAKIDVATVASSTVVTSADLARLPLQRSAEAIALLAPGASPGYTGFKNAFGGSLVSFAGSAVSENAYYINGMNTTDPLSGFGGVTLPYGAVDQQEILSGGYSAMYGRSDGGVISQVGKRGTNEWHFGAQVLWEPHFARASARNITYGHDNPAPPGTINQRNDENHEWTTTVSAYAGGPLVKDKLYAFAAVEMERSKGNSIGDVNHAYDTRYTYKDPKWYGKLDWNITDNNILELTGVNQTHRSNGNKYTYDYPTDTVGDFASTDSTYKTKAMVYVAKFTSYITDDLTLTALYGKSKLTYYNEPPATGVSGPFIGNVSQQNPALNGGTPITNGQTLDTVDNPDHESTNRNLRVDLNYKIGSHSITAGIDNQDSQDIEDGTTIGGDGYELWYAKGDPNLNISDSPFVDKPANYPGGQTGYYGYYRHYNTLASVRVRQRAQYIMDDWQVTDRLLLSLGLRNDQFTNYNPSGQPYLKLTRPQWAPRLGFSWDVNGDSSMKIYGNAGRYFLAMPASVALRTSAGSLATNQYFTYTGIDANGLPTGVNFIQSATGGAVSPNGEYGQPPDPKTVSAKNIKSEYQDEYILGLDKQINADWVAGAKATVRHLRNALDDVCDNGAITRAAIAQGADIDAVTVGSCYLSNPGRANVYQLANANGGYTNVTVTNADFGFPHLKRNYYGLDLYLSHPFDGTWSGKIDYLYSRSYGNTEGQVRSDVGQGSVAASRDWDYATLMNYANGDLGNDRKHQLKLYGSYQIAPEWLLSANILIQSGLPKSCLGRYGADESDPSGYGSYYHFCFGVPSAYGAKGREPWEELVDVNAEYRPLWADKKLAFTVSVFNILNQQRSQRTNPVSGSTNSVNDGYQQVISYTQPRYARFGVTYDF; from the coding sequence ATGATTCCCCGCCCCAATCTCCGACGCACCCTGTTGTGCGCCGCCGTCGCGGCGTCACTGACCGGCCTCGCCTATGGTCAGGCCACCACCGGCCGCATCGCCGGTAGCGCGCCTGTCGCCAGTGGCGAGACCGTGGTGATCGAAGGCAGCAATGGCATCACCCGCGAGGTCGCGGTCGACTCGCGCGGTCGTTATGTCGCCGAGGCCCTGCCGCTGGCGACGTATAAGGTGTCACTGAAGTCCAACGGCAACATCGTCGATACCCGCGACAACGTCACCCTGCGCGTGGGCGCCGCAACGGACGTGTCGTTCGCCGCCGCCTCCTCGCAGGATGCCCAGCAGCTCGATCAGGTGACCGTCTCGGCCACGCAGGCGGCGAAGATCGATGTCGCCACCGTCGCGTCGAGCACGGTGGTCACCTCCGCCGATCTCGCCCGGCTGCCCTTGCAGCGTTCGGCCGAAGCCATCGCCCTGCTCGCTCCCGGCGCCTCGCCGGGCTACACCGGCTTCAAGAACGCGTTTGGCGGGAGCCTGGTGAGCTTCGCGGGTTCGGCCGTCTCCGAGAACGCCTACTACATCAACGGGATGAACACGACCGATCCGCTCAGCGGCTTCGGTGGCGTGACCCTGCCCTACGGTGCGGTCGATCAGCAGGAAATCCTCAGCGGCGGCTATTCCGCCATGTACGGCCGCTCGGACGGCGGCGTGATCAGCCAGGTCGGCAAGCGCGGCACCAATGAGTGGCACTTCGGTGCACAGGTGCTCTGGGAGCCGCATTTCGCACGCGCCAGCGCGCGCAACATCACCTACGGTCACGACAACCCGGCGCCCCCGGGCACGATCAACCAGCGCAACGACGAAAACCACGAGTGGACCACGACCGTGAGTGCGTACGCCGGCGGCCCGCTGGTCAAGGACAAGCTGTACGCTTTCGCCGCGGTGGAAATGGAGCGCAGCAAAGGCAACAGCATCGGCGACGTCAACCACGCCTACGATACCCGGTACACGTATAAGGATCCGAAGTGGTACGGCAAGCTCGACTGGAACATCACGGATAACAACATCCTCGAGCTGACCGGCGTCAACCAGACGCATCGCTCCAACGGCAACAAGTACACCTACGATTACCCGACCGATACGGTGGGCGATTTCGCCAGCACGGACTCGACATACAAGACCAAAGCGATGGTCTATGTGGCGAAGTTCACCAGCTACATTACCGATGACCTGACCCTCACCGCCCTGTACGGCAAGTCGAAGCTCACCTATTACAACGAGCCGCCGGCCACCGGCGTCTCCGGCCCGTTCATCGGCAACGTCAGTCAGCAGAACCCGGCCCTCAATGGCGGCACGCCGATCACCAACGGCCAGACGCTGGATACGGTGGACAACCCGGATCATGAGTCGACCAACCGCAACCTGCGCGTCGACCTCAACTACAAGATCGGCAGCCACTCGATCACCGCCGGTATCGACAATCAGGACTCGCAGGACATCGAAGACGGTACGACCATCGGTGGCGACGGCTACGAACTCTGGTATGCGAAGGGCGATCCCAATCTCAACATCAGCGACAGCCCCTTCGTCGACAAGCCGGCCAACTATCCCGGTGGCCAGACCGGTTACTACGGCTACTACCGCCACTACAACACGCTGGCCTCGGTACGCGTCAGACAGCGTGCGCAATACATCATGGACGACTGGCAGGTCACCGACCGCCTGCTGCTCTCCCTCGGCCTGCGCAACGATCAGTTCACCAACTACAACCCGTCCGGCCAGCCGTATCTCAAGCTGACCCGCCCGCAGTGGGCGCCGCGACTGGGCTTCAGCTGGGACGTCAATGGCGACTCGAGCATGAAGATCTACGGCAATGCCGGTCGTTACTTCCTCGCCATGCCGGCCTCCGTGGCGCTGCGTACCTCCGCCGGCTCGCTGGCGACCAACCAGTACTTCACCTATACCGGCATCGACGCGAACGGCCTGCCGACCGGCGTCAACTTCATCCAGTCGGCCACCGGTGGTGCGGTCTCTCCCAACGGCGAATATGGACAGCCGCCCGACCCGAAGACGGTCAGCGCGAAGAACATCAAGTCGGAGTATCAGGACGAATACATTCTCGGCCTGGACAAGCAGATCAACGCCGACTGGGTGGCGGGCGCGAAGGCTACCGTGCGTCACCTGCGCAACGCGCTGGATGACGTCTGCGACAACGGCGCGATCACCCGTGCGGCGATCGCACAAGGTGCCGACATCGACGCCGTGACGGTGGGCAGCTGCTACCTGTCGAATCCGGGCCGCGCGAACGTGTACCAGCTGGCCAATGCGAACGGCGGCTACACGAATGTCACCGTGACCAACGCCGATTTCGGCTTCCCTCACCTCAAGCGCAATTATTACGGTCTGGACCTCTACCTGTCGCACCCGTTCGACGGCACGTGGTCGGGCAAGATCGACTACCTGTACTCGCGCAGCTACGGCAACACGGAAGGACAGGTGCGCTCGGACGTGGGCCAGGGCTCGGTCGCGGCATCGCGTGACTGGGATTACGCCACGCTGATGAACTACGCCAACGGCGACCTGGGCAACGACCGCAAGCACCAGCTGAAGCTCTACGGTTCCTACCAGATCGCTCCCGAGTGGCTGCTTTCGGCGAACATTCTGATCCAGTCCGGACTGCCGAAGTCGTGCCTCGGCCGCTACGGTGCGGACGAGAGCGACCCGTCCGGTTACGGCAGCTACTACCACTTCTGCTTCGGTGTGCCTTCGGCATACGGCGCGAAGGGTCGCGAGCCGTGGGAAGAGCTGGTCGACGTGAATGCGGAGTACCGTCCGCTCTGGGCCGACAAGAAGCTGGCCTTCACCGTATCGGTGTTCAACATCCTCAACCAGCAGCGCTCGCAGCGGACCAACCCGGTGTCGGGCAGCACCAACTCGGTGAACGACGGTTACCAGCAGGTCATCAGCTACACCCAGCCGCGTTACGCCCGGTTTGGCGTCACCTACGACTTCTGA
- a CDS encoding CocE/NonD family hydrolase translates to MHPLLRLGIVALAAGVLATPAVGGEKTYNDLPTETPARFTPTNPGFDYVRRTVEIPMRDGVKLHTVILMPRGTAHAGILLTRTPYGADGMGHRSDSPHLDTALRGYDNPADIIVQDGYIRVIQDIRGKHGSEGDFVMNRPPIGHGNPTAVDESSDIYDTVDWLVKHVPESNGKVGIIGISYDGFEAMVATIRPHPALKVAVPINPMIDGWMGDDWFHRGAFRQQMIPYIYGMVNSRGSDIGWTTGYRDDYDLYLRGGSAGDIGRAYGMESLGFWQKILAHPAYDRFWSEQAIDKVAANEPMTVPTMLVHSLWDQEDNYGDMAVYRALAPRDPRHEKLWLVLGPWRHAKTWEKANTIGAIDLGSDTGTEFRQKILRPFLAQYLKDDAPKADIAPVNAFVTGENTWRKLNTWPSGCRDGCVPAMQRWFVGADGALGTAAPAKGDDEYVSDPAKPVPYRVRPIQSWSHGVADREDSWPEWLVDDQRDFASRTDVLTYVSPVLDKPMGVAGEPLVHLLASTSGTDSDWVVKLIDVYPDEVEEKPSMGGYELPVAMEIFRGRYREGYDKPKPLQPDTAQEYGFPLPTVNHVFQPGHRVMVQIQSSWFPLYDRNPQTFVPNIFNAKPGDYRKATQKIYRDGQEGTYVELPVVK, encoded by the coding sequence ATGCATCCACTTCTGCGACTGGGTATCGTCGCGCTTGCCGCCGGGGTCCTCGCGACTCCGGCGGTCGGTGGCGAGAAGACCTATAACGACCTGCCGACGGAAACGCCGGCCCGATTCACGCCGACGAACCCCGGCTTCGACTACGTGCGCCGCACCGTCGAGATCCCGATGCGCGATGGCGTCAAACTACATACCGTCATCCTGATGCCAAGGGGCACGGCACACGCAGGCATCCTGCTCACGCGCACGCCTTACGGCGCCGATGGCATGGGTCACCGCAGCGACAGTCCGCATCTGGATACCGCCCTGCGCGGCTACGACAACCCGGCGGACATCATCGTCCAGGACGGATACATCCGCGTCATCCAGGACATCCGGGGCAAGCACGGTTCGGAAGGCGACTTCGTCATGAACCGCCCGCCGATCGGCCATGGCAATCCGACCGCCGTGGATGAGTCCTCGGACATCTACGACACGGTGGACTGGCTGGTAAAACATGTGCCGGAGTCCAACGGCAAGGTCGGCATCATCGGCATTTCGTACGACGGGTTCGAGGCGATGGTGGCGACGATCCGCCCTCATCCGGCGTTGAAGGTCGCCGTGCCCATCAATCCCATGATCGACGGCTGGATGGGCGACGACTGGTTTCATCGTGGCGCGTTTCGCCAGCAGATGATCCCCTATATCTATGGCATGGTGAATTCGCGCGGTAGCGACATCGGCTGGACGACGGGTTACCGCGACGACTACGACCTGTACCTTCGCGGCGGTTCGGCTGGCGATATCGGCCGCGCCTACGGCATGGAATCGCTGGGATTCTGGCAGAAGATTCTTGCGCATCCCGCGTACGACCGCTTCTGGTCCGAGCAGGCCATCGACAAGGTCGCGGCGAACGAGCCGATGACCGTGCCGACCATGCTGGTGCACAGCCTGTGGGATCAGGAAGACAATTACGGCGACATGGCGGTCTACCGCGCCCTCGCGCCGCGCGATCCCCGGCATGAGAAGTTGTGGCTGGTCCTGGGACCGTGGCGTCACGCGAAGACATGGGAAAAAGCCAACACGATCGGCGCGATCGATCTCGGCAGCGATACGGGCACCGAGTTTCGCCAGAAGATCCTGCGTCCGTTTCTCGCCCAGTACCTCAAGGACGACGCGCCGAAAGCGGACATCGCGCCGGTCAATGCGTTCGTTACAGGTGAGAACACGTGGCGCAAGCTGAATACGTGGCCCTCCGGCTGCCGTGACGGATGTGTACCTGCGATGCAGCGCTGGTTCGTCGGGGCCGACGGCGCGCTGGGGACGGCGGCACCCGCCAAGGGCGACGACGAATACGTATCGGATCCCGCGAAGCCCGTTCCCTACCGCGTGCGCCCGATTCAGTCGTGGTCGCACGGCGTGGCCGATCGCGAAGACTCGTGGCCCGAATGGCTCGTGGATGACCAGCGCGATTTCGCGTCGCGGACCGATGTGCTGACCTATGTATCGCCCGTGCTGGATAAGCCGATGGGCGTCGCCGGCGAGCCGCTGGTCCATCTGCTCGCGTCGACGAGTGGCACGGACAGTGACTGGGTGGTCAAGCTCATCGACGTGTATCCGGACGAGGTCGAAGAGAAGCCGTCGATGGGTGGCTACGAGCTGCCGGTAGCGATGGAGATCTTCCGCGGCCGCTACCGCGAGGGCTATGACAAGCCGAAGCCGCTTCAACCGGACACCGCGCAGGAGTACGGGTTTCCGCTACCGACCGTGAACCATGTGTTCCAGCCGGGGCATCGCGTGATGGTGCAGATCCAGTCGAGCTGGTTCCCGCTGTACGACAGGAACCCGCAGACCTTCGTACCGAACATCTTCAACGCGAAGCCGGGGGATTACCGGAAGGCGACGCAGAAGATTTATCGCGACGGGCAGGAAGGAACCTACGTCGAGTTACCCGTGGTGAAATAG
- a CDS encoding ABC transporter permease subunit codes for MSALTLAAVHTRRHMAGILLIVLPLLGLCGFFLYPLLTVLWRSVTDAHGAITLSNYARLFDDPGLPRAALHSLVIGVTTTLGTIATGVCVAMALHRSRLPGKALIRGALLLPMLAPSLVLGLGLVCLLGRNGLVHRLTGWPTDIYGFWGLLLANLLYGLPQVVIIVSAALERTPVRHYDAAASMGATPWRQFVDVTVPRIRFAVMAAAFLVFTETLTDFGSAVVVGGSYRVLAMEIYSEVVGQLDFPMGATLGVLLLAPAVLSVWLGRLAKRRQDMGDASPGRALVPERNMWRDSVLGAVTLLAVLGIVAVVGTVAYVSLVKLWPYNRTLTLANYLGGMPDGYGPVGTSLWVSLLAALAGVVLVFALSAGLRRLPGWVARPVQVLASLPAAVPGMVLGLGYVLTFNHGALSTWLYGSVAIVAACSLYHYHAPSFLTLQTGMRRVPEALEDAVAVFGGDTRHVVRDAVLPFAAPAAVATFFYLFMRSLVTLSGVIFLVTPDLGLASVTVMRLDENGFLAQAAAYAMCVVLAGGLALGAMRLILHTLKDRRHVA; via the coding sequence GTGAGTGCACTGACACTGGCCGCCGTGCACACACGACGCCACATGGCGGGCATCCTGCTCATCGTGCTGCCGCTGCTGGGCCTGTGCGGCTTTTTCCTCTATCCCCTGCTGACGGTGCTGTGGCGGAGTGTCACCGATGCCCATGGTGCCATCACGCTGTCGAACTACGCGCGGCTCTTCGACGATCCCGGCCTGCCGCGTGCGGCGCTGCACAGTCTGGTCATCGGCGTGACGACGACACTCGGCACCATCGCGACCGGCGTGTGCGTCGCCATGGCCCTGCACCGCTCACGGCTTCCAGGCAAGGCGCTGATTCGCGGCGCGTTGCTGCTCCCGATGCTCGCCCCCTCGCTCGTGCTCGGCCTCGGGCTGGTGTGCCTGCTCGGCCGCAATGGCCTCGTCCACCGCCTGACCGGATGGCCCACGGACATCTACGGCTTCTGGGGCCTGTTGCTTGCCAACCTGCTTTACGGGCTGCCGCAGGTCGTGATCATCGTGTCGGCCGCACTGGAGCGCACCCCTGTCCGCCACTACGACGCCGCCGCATCGATGGGTGCCACGCCCTGGCGCCAGTTCGTCGACGTCACGGTGCCACGCATCCGCTTCGCCGTCATGGCCGCCGCGTTTCTGGTCTTCACCGAAACGCTGACGGACTTCGGGAGCGCGGTCGTCGTCGGCGGCAGCTATCGCGTACTCGCCATGGAGATCTACAGCGAAGTGGTGGGCCAGCTCGATTTTCCGATGGGTGCGACGCTCGGCGTGCTGTTGCTCGCGCCCGCCGTGCTCTCGGTCTGGCTGGGTCGCCTGGCGAAGCGCCGGCAGGACATGGGTGACGCGAGTCCGGGCCGCGCGCTGGTGCCGGAGCGCAACATGTGGCGCGACAGCGTACTCGGCGCCGTGACGCTGCTGGCCGTGCTCGGCATCGTCGCCGTCGTCGGCACCGTCGCCTACGTCAGCCTCGTCAAACTCTGGCCGTACAACCGCACCCTCACCCTGGCCAACTACCTCGGCGGCATGCCCGACGGATACGGACCGGTGGGCACGTCGCTATGGGTCTCGCTGCTGGCGGCACTCGCCGGCGTCGTCCTGGTCTTCGCGCTGTCCGCCGGGCTGCGTCGACTGCCCGGCTGGGTTGCCCGGCCGGTGCAGGTGCTGGCTTCGCTTCCCGCCGCCGTGCCCGGCATGGTCCTGGGACTCGGCTACGTGCTCACCTTCAATCACGGCGCCTTGTCGACGTGGCTCTACGGCAGCGTGGCGATCGTCGCGGCATGCAGCCTCTATCACTATCACGCGCCATCCTTTCTTACGCTGCAGACCGGTATGCGTCGTGTCCCGGAAGCACTGGAAGACGCGGTGGCGGTGTTCGGCGGCGACACACGCCACGTCGTTCGCGACGCGGTGCTGCCTTTCGCGGCGCCCGCCGCTGTCGCGACCTTCTTCTACCTGTTCATGCGCTCGCTGGTGACCCTGTCGGGCGTGATCTTCCTGGTGACACCCGACCTTGGCCTTGCCTCGGTCACGGTGATGCGCCTGGACGAAAACGGCTTCCTGGCGCAGGCGGCGGCGTACGCGATGTGCGTCGTCCTCGCCGGCGGCCTCGCACTGGGCGCCATGCGCCTCATCCTCCACACACTCAAGGACCGACGCCATGTGGCATGA
- a CDS encoding ABC transporter substrate-binding protein, translated as MRPYRQIACTVALGAACGVANAGSVTVYSALESDEIATYLAAAKKALPDLDIHVLRLSSGDLAARLLAESAQPRNDAIWGMAVTDMLDPRIAALLTPIHGDNIDRMPARFRGADASWFAPTGYLAALCVNREALAERGLPVPRTWQDLTSPRYRGQIAMPDPASSGTGYMVLSSLSDAGRSAKGMALVTAIAHNVGQITLSGSAPCKLARIGEFPIGVSFAFSAMQSIRQGYPVTMVIPSDGAGYELEGSALMKDAAHDADARRFLDWTASPEAASLYRGFKEIVAAPGGKPAEEQQRQGLPADLVATLPARDFTTAARERAALIARYKRLTR; from the coding sequence ATGCGTCCATACCGCCAGATCGCCTGCACCGTCGCCCTGGGCGCCGCCTGTGGCGTGGCGAATGCGGGCAGCGTCACCGTTTACTCCGCGCTGGAGAGCGACGAAATCGCCACCTATCTCGCTGCGGCGAAGAAAGCCCTGCCCGATCTGGACATACATGTGCTGCGTCTGTCCAGTGGCGATCTTGCCGCACGCCTGCTGGCGGAATCGGCCCAGCCGCGCAACGACGCGATCTGGGGTATGGCCGTCACCGACATGCTCGACCCACGCATCGCGGCACTGCTCACACCCATCCACGGGGACAACATCGACCGCATGCCCGCCCGCTTTCGCGGTGCGGACGCCAGCTGGTTCGCACCCACGGGCTATCTGGCCGCGCTGTGCGTCAACCGTGAAGCGCTGGCCGAACGCGGACTGCCTGTGCCGCGGACGTGGCAGGACCTGACCTCGCCGCGTTATCGCGGGCAGATCGCCATGCCCGATCCGGCATCGTCGGGCACCGGATACATGGTGCTGTCCTCGCTCAGCGATGCCGGGCGCAGCGCGAAAGGCATGGCGCTGGTCACCGCGATCGCACACAACGTGGGCCAGATAACGCTATCGGGTTCCGCGCCTTGCAAGCTCGCACGCATCGGGGAATTTCCGATCGGCGTGTCGTTCGCGTTTTCCGCGATGCAGTCGATCCGCCAGGGTTATCCGGTGACGATGGTGATTCCGTCGGATGGCGCCGGCTACGAACTCGAAGGTTCCGCCCTGATGAAGGACGCCGCGCACGACGCGGACGCCCGCCGTTTCCTCGACTGGACCGCGTCGCCGGAAGCCGCTTCGCTGTACCGCGGTTTCAAGGAAATCGTGGCGGCGCCCGGCGGCAAACCGGCCGAAGAACAACAACGGCAGGGCTTGCCCGCCGACCTCGTCGCGACGCTGCCCGCCCGCGACTTCACCACGGCGGCGCGCGAACGCGCGGCGCTCATTGCCAGATACAAGCGGCTGACGCGCTGA